From the Rhodoferax sp. WC2427 genome, one window contains:
- a CDS encoding winged helix-turn-helix domain-containing protein produces MTASAKAQFRLRIYRDASVAIGPGKVDLLEAIAQTGSISAAARQLGMSYRRAWVLVDEMNRSLVSPAVSTAAGGVQGGGTALTPLGETLVRHYRAVEEAARTAAAADIAVLQGLLAP; encoded by the coding sequence GTGACGGCCAGCGCCAAAGCCCAGTTCCGCCTGCGCATCTACCGCGATGCCAGCGTTGCCATCGGTCCGGGCAAGGTCGATTTGCTGGAGGCGATTGCGCAGACCGGCTCCATCTCTGCCGCGGCGCGCCAGCTTGGCATGTCGTACCGGCGCGCCTGGGTGCTGGTGGACGAAATGAACCGGTCCCTGGTATCGCCCGCCGTCAGCACCGCCGCCGGGGGCGTGCAAGGCGGGGGCACGGCGCTGACGCCGCTGGGCGAGACGCTGGTACGGCATTACCGCGCGGTGGAAGAGGCCGCGCGAACGGCGGCTGCGGCGGACATTGCGGTCCTGCAAGGGCTGCTGGCGCCATAG
- a CDS encoding sulfite exporter TauE/SafE family protein, whose product MLALILVAGLWAGLQNSLAGGGSFVTLPALMLTGMSPLAANITSTVALFPGQLTAGFAGRKLVTGAGALPFWALLLVSVLGGALGGLLLLHTPSDIFTRLVPWLVLFATVVFAWGSFFRKAGEAAVHIGPAGAAVAQFFIAIYGGYFGGGIGFLMMAALTMAGLPTRNAGATKNALAGVMNASAVALFITSPQVQWQPALVLGAGAIVGGLIGSWALHRVNERYLRIAIVGIGVCLTIGLFLKPL is encoded by the coding sequence GTGCTTGCATTGATTCTGGTGGCGGGGCTGTGGGCAGGGTTACAGAACTCTCTGGCCGGTGGCGGCTCGTTCGTCACCTTGCCCGCGCTGATGTTGACGGGCATGTCGCCGCTGGCGGCCAACATCACCTCGACCGTGGCCTTGTTTCCGGGCCAGCTGACCGCCGGCTTTGCGGGGCGCAAGCTGGTCACCGGCGCGGGCGCGTTGCCGTTTTGGGCGCTGCTGCTGGTCAGCGTGCTGGGCGGGGCGCTGGGCGGCCTGCTGCTGCTGCACACCCCGTCGGACATCTTCACCCGGCTGGTGCCCTGGCTGGTGCTGTTTGCCACGGTGGTGTTTGCGTGGGGCAGCTTTTTCCGCAAAGCGGGGGAGGCCGCAGTGCATATCGGCCCTGCGGGTGCGGCGGTGGCGCAGTTTTTCATTGCCATTTACGGCGGCTACTTTGGCGGCGGTATCGGCTTTTTGATGATGGCGGCGCTGACCATGGCCGGTTTGCCCACCCGCAATGCCGGGGCCACCAAGAACGCGCTGGCCGGGGTGATGAACGCCTCTGCCGTGGCCTTGTTCATCACCTCGCCGCAAGTGCAGTGGCAGCCCGCCCTGGTGCTGGGCGCGGGCGCCATCGTCGGCGGCCTCATCGGCTCGTGGGCGCTGCACCGGGTGAACGAGCGCTACCTGCGCATCGCCATTGTGGGCATCGGCGTGTGCCTGACCATCGGCCTGTTTCTGAAACCGCTGTGA